Proteins encoded in a region of the Pseudomonas denitrificans (nom. rej.) genome:
- a CDS encoding stage II sporulation protein M — protein sequence MKQAFFEQRHQGSWKRFAKRLEQLETGKRQESSEKPEEFAADYRRICQQLALAQERGYSSHLIDQLQQLAMRGHQQFYRHRSHLGARILGFLVAGFPRLVREEWRCIAIASLLFYGSLLLMGALVYHFPDLVYSVMAPERVSEMESMYSPDTTRLGPMSTRDAGDDWKMFGHYIMNNIGIAFQTFASGLLFCVGTLFFLLFNGVVIGTVAGHLTQIGYIETFWSFVIGHGAFELTAITFAGAAGLKLGWALLSPGRLSRLEALRQAAARAVQLIGGVILMLLIAAFVEGYWSSVTHFSATVKYIVGACLWLLVGSYFLLAGRGRHAPD from the coding sequence ATGAAGCAGGCCTTCTTCGAACAACGCCACCAGGGCAGCTGGAAGCGCTTCGCCAAGCGCCTTGAGCAACTGGAAACCGGCAAGCGCCAGGAATCGAGCGAGAAGCCCGAGGAGTTCGCCGCCGACTACCGACGCATCTGCCAGCAGCTCGCTCTCGCCCAGGAGCGCGGCTACAGCAGCCACCTGATCGACCAGTTGCAGCAGCTCGCCATGCGCGGGCACCAGCAGTTCTACCGCCACCGCAGCCACCTGGGCGCACGCATCCTCGGCTTCCTGGTCGCCGGCTTCCCGCGTCTGGTGCGTGAGGAATGGCGCTGCATCGCCATCGCCAGCCTGCTGTTCTACGGCAGCCTGTTGCTGATGGGTGCGCTGGTCTATCACTTCCCCGACCTGGTCTACAGCGTCATGGCACCGGAGCGGGTGTCCGAGATGGAGTCGATGTACTCGCCGGACACCACGCGCCTTGGGCCGATGAGCACGCGCGACGCCGGCGATGACTGGAAGATGTTCGGCCACTACATAATGAACAACATCGGCATCGCCTTTCAGACCTTCGCCAGTGGCCTGCTGTTCTGCGTCGGCACCCTGTTCTTCCTGCTGTTCAACGGCGTGGTGATCGGCACGGTAGCCGGCCACCTGACCCAGATCGGCTACATCGAGACCTTCTGGTCCTTCGTCATCGGCCACGGAGCCTTCGAACTGACTGCGATCACCTTCGCCGGTGCCGCCGGCCTCAAGCTTGGCTGGGCACTGCTGTCTCCCGGCCGTCTGAGCCGCCTTGAAGCCTTGCGCCAGGCCGCCGCCCGCGCCGTGCAACTGATCGGCGGAGTGATCCTGATGTTGCTGATCGCCGCGTTCGTCGAGGGCTACTGGTCCTCCGTCACGCACTTCTCGGCGACCGTGAAGTACATCGTCGGCGCTTGCCTGTGGCTGCTGGTGGGCAGCTATTTCCTCCTGGCCGGACGGGGTCGCCATGCGCCTGACTGA
- a CDS encoding lipoprotein gives MRTLFLALLALSVTGCTSWSMNYHLNNAYRAYKSGDCQRVQLELSETERKARARPWIQPEISMLRGQCLEREKFYVDAAQTYQFIVARYPTSEYAYRAKARLETLRLNGRLPNDLRLDTPTP, from the coding sequence ATGCGAACCCTTTTCCTCGCGCTGCTGGCGCTGAGTGTTACCGGCTGCACCAGCTGGTCGATGAACTATCACCTGAACAATGCCTACCGCGCGTACAAGAGTGGTGACTGCCAGCGCGTGCAGCTGGAACTGTCGGAGACCGAGCGCAAGGCGCGCGCGCGGCCGTGGATCCAGCCGGAAATCTCCATGCTGCGCGGCCAGTGCCTGGAGCGTGAGAAGTTCTACGTCGATGCGGCGCAGACCTACCAGTTCATCGTCGCCCGTTACCCCACCAGTGAGTATGCTTACCGGGCCAAGGCGCGACTGGAAACGCTGCGCTTGAATGGCCGTCTGCCCAACGATCTGCGCCTCGACACGCCCACGCCCTGA
- a CDS encoding DUF4124 domain-containing protein: protein MRALWLCAWCFPLLASADIYRWTDAQGKVHFSETPPPGAQRVEVKPQVIERDAATREREERTRRFYDARRDESAAAQNQATEQQAKLDQQCASWRRDLESLSHGGRYFTQTSSGERTYYSDAQLDAARQALSARLAEGCR from the coding sequence ATGCGCGCCCTGTGGCTCTGCGCCTGGTGTTTCCCCCTGCTGGCTTCGGCGGATATCTACCGCTGGACCGACGCTCAGGGAAAGGTGCATTTCAGCGAAACCCCACCGCCAGGGGCGCAACGCGTCGAGGTCAAGCCGCAGGTCATCGAACGGGATGCGGCGACCCGCGAGCGGGAGGAACGCACCCGCCGTTTCTACGACGCGCGTCGAGATGAAAGCGCCGCCGCCCAGAACCAGGCGACGGAGCAGCAGGCCAAGCTGGACCAGCAGTGCGCGAGTTGGCGCCGTGACCTGGAGTCGCTCAGTCATGGCGGGCGGTACTTCACGCAGACCAGCAGTGGTGAACGGACTTACTACAGCGATGCACAGCTCGACGCCGCTCGTCAGGCGCTTAGCGCACGGCTGGCGGAAGGTTGTCGTTAG
- a CDS encoding PilZ domain-containing protein, with translation MRHQRHIERHQLPYYLKVFNSITDKPMGYLGNVSLDGLLLISQLPMLVGGRFEMRLKIPGHDGKLQLIEFAATCQWCREDVNPGNYDSGFSLTAPPMEYVELVDALRRYFSFRRQVESV, from the coding sequence ATGCGTCATCAACGACATATCGAGCGCCATCAGCTGCCCTACTACCTGAAGGTGTTCAACAGCATCACCGACAAACCGATGGGTTACCTGGGCAACGTGTCGCTGGATGGGCTGCTCCTGATCAGCCAGCTGCCGATGCTGGTGGGTGGCCGCTTCGAGATGCGCCTGAAGATCCCCGGACATGACGGCAAGCTGCAGCTGATCGAATTCGCCGCTACCTGCCAGTGGTGCCGCGAGGACGTCAATCCGGGCAACTACGATTCGGGCTTCAGCCTGACGGCGCCGCCGATGGAGTACGTCGAGCTGGTCGACGCGCTGCGCCGTTATTTCAGTTTTCGCCGGCAGGTGGAGTCGGTCTGA
- a CDS encoding tetratricopeptide repeat protein yields MRFAHPISIALPFAVLLPWLAACAPTTPLFVAQITTGEVAEYKQLKNKRMTAAVEEEGDLLTYSAQAIRDGKSSEAEQLYLTGYDNTRYGPEVRAIALYQIGLIYMSRYNDQRDDQKAMDYFQRIDREFPGTKAAEHADARELIIRQRAKDPVQKTAKQLLADWQPQYNLDLNKPTLDPDMTLLSRRAVLKGRVDEAAQLYLLGANDPAIPADIREKALYQLGLMYMAPDNPHPDREKAIAYLRRQLAEFPSGELADKGARHLDRALNQTSPRS; encoded by the coding sequence ATGCGTTTCGCACACCCGATTTCAATTGCCCTCCCGTTCGCCGTGCTGCTGCCCTGGCTCGCCGCCTGTGCCCCGACCACGCCGTTGTTCGTTGCCCAGATCACCACCGGCGAAGTGGCCGAATACAAGCAGCTCAAGAACAAGCGCATGACCGCTGCCGTGGAAGAGGAAGGCGACCTCCTCACCTACAGCGCCCAGGCCATCCGCGACGGCAAGAGCAGCGAAGCCGAGCAGCTCTACCTCACCGGCTACGACAACACCCGCTACGGCCCCGAGGTGCGCGCCATCGCGCTGTACCAGATCGGCCTGATCTACATGAGCCGCTACAACGACCAGCGCGACGATCAGAAAGCCATGGATTACTTCCAGCGCATCGATCGCGAATTCCCCGGCACCAAGGCCGCCGAACATGCCGATGCCCGCGAGCTGATCATCCGCCAGCGGGCCAAGGACCCGGTGCAGAAGACCGCCAAGCAATTGCTGGCCGACTGGCAGCCGCAGTACAACCTCGACCTGAACAAGCCGACCCTCGACCCGGACATGACCCTGCTGTCGCGCCGTGCCGTGCTCAAGGGCCGCGTCGACGAAGCCGCTCAACTCTACCTGCTGGGCGCCAATGATCCGGCCATCCCGGCGGACATCCGCGAGAAGGCGCTGTACCAGTTGGGACTGATGTACATGGCGCCGGACAACCCGCACCCGGACCGCGAGAAGGCCATCGCCTACCTGCGCCGCCAGCTCGCCGAATTCCCCAGCGGCGAACTGGCCGACAAGGGCGCCCGGCATCTGGACCGCGCGCTGAACCAGACCTCGCCCCGCAGTTGA
- a CDS encoding AAA family ATPase, whose protein sequence is MSEQTPEQPGTTAGTAPNPGAQRQRASQLAQALRHELQKALIGQQEVIDDVLTALLAGGHVLIEGVPGLGKTLLVRALARCFDGGFARIQFTPDLMPSDVTGHAVYDLATEQFKLRKGPVFTHLLLADEINRAPAKTQAALLEVMQERQVTLEGRALAVPQPFMVLATQNPIEQEGTYPLPEAELDRFMLKLRIDYPLEAEEQTLVRQVTRSARSDMLDVAPMRALLKDKDVLALQKIAADLPIDDQVLDYAVRIARTTRNWPGLALGAGPRASIALVRCARARALLRSGDFVIPDDVKGSALAVLRHRVRLSPELEIEGLSVDQVLQQLLDQVPAPRV, encoded by the coding sequence ATGAGCGAACAGACGCCCGAACAGCCCGGCACCACCGCCGGCACCGCCCCCAACCCGGGCGCCCAGCGCCAGCGCGCCAGCCAGCTGGCCCAGGCGCTGCGCCACGAACTGCAGAAGGCCCTGATCGGCCAGCAGGAGGTGATCGACGACGTACTCACCGCCCTGCTCGCCGGTGGCCACGTGCTCATCGAAGGCGTTCCCGGCCTGGGCAAGACCCTTCTGGTGCGCGCCCTCGCCCGCTGCTTCGACGGCGGCTTCGCGCGCATCCAGTTCACTCCCGACCTGATGCCCAGCGACGTCACCGGCCACGCCGTGTACGACCTGGCCACCGAGCAGTTCAAGCTGCGCAAGGGCCCGGTGTTTACCCACCTGCTGCTGGCGGACGAGATCAACCGCGCCCCGGCCAAGACCCAGGCCGCGCTGCTGGAAGTGATGCAGGAACGCCAGGTCACCCTCGAGGGCCGCGCCCTGGCCGTGCCGCAGCCGTTCATGGTGCTGGCGACGCAGAACCCCATCGAGCAGGAAGGCACCTACCCGCTGCCCGAAGCCGAGCTCGACCGCTTCATGCTCAAGCTGCGCATCGACTATCCGCTGGAAGCCGAGGAGCAGACCCTGGTGCGCCAGGTCACCCGTTCCGCGCGCAGCGACATGCTCGACGTGGCACCGATGCGCGCCCTGCTCAAGGACAAGGACGTGCTGGCCCTGCAGAAGATCGCCGCCGACCTGCCCATCGACGACCAGGTGCTCGACTACGCCGTGCGCATCGCCCGTACCACCCGCAACTGGCCGGGCCTGGCGCTGGGCGCCGGGCCGCGCGCATCCATCGCCCTGGTCCGTTGCGCCCGTGCCCGCGCCCTGCTGCGCAGCGGCGATTTCGTGATTCCGGACGACGTCAAGGGCAGTGCCCTGGCCGTGCTGCGCCATCGCGTGCGCCTGTCGCCGGAACTGGAGATCGAAGGCCTGTCGGTCGACCAGGTGCTGCAACAGCTGCTCGACCAGGTACCGGCGCCGCGCGTATGA
- the mvaT gene encoding histone-like nucleoid-structuring protein MvaT: MSLINEYRATEEAIKELQERLKSLEQDDKLKKELEFEEKLRALMASYGKSLRDVIALLDPDAKLSKSPRAAKATVSKRARKVKQYKNPHNGEVIETKGGNHKTLKEWKAKWGAEAVEGWATLLG, encoded by the coding sequence ATGTCGCTGATCAACGAGTACCGCGCTACCGAAGAAGCCATCAAGGAACTTCAGGAGCGCCTGAAATCCCTGGAACAGGACGACAAGCTGAAGAAAGAGCTTGAGTTCGAAGAGAAACTTCGCGCGCTCATGGCCAGCTACGGCAAGTCCCTGCGTGATGTCATTGCCCTGCTCGATCCGGACGCGAAGCTGAGCAAATCGCCGCGTGCCGCAAAAGCCACCGTGAGCAAGCGTGCTCGCAAGGTCAAGCAGTACAAGAACCCGCACAACGGTGAAGTGATCGAAACCAAGGGCGGCAACCACAAGACCCTCAAGGAATGGAAAGCCAAGTGGGGCGCCGAGGCCGTAGAAGGCTGGGCCACACTGCTGGGCTAA
- the sbcB gene encoding exodeoxyribonuclease I, whose product MNASIFWYDYETTGIDPRRDRPLQVAGIRTDEDLNEIGESLNLYCRPSDDILPHPAACLVTGITPDRLEERGLGEAEFMTRLHAELAQPGTCVAGYNSLRFDDEVTRYSLYRNFFDPYAREWQGGNSRWDLIDMVRTAYALRPEGIVWPEQDGVVSLKLERLTAANGIDHGQAHDALSDVRATIALARLVRDRQPKLYDYLYRLRGKQGVLDQVRVLQPMVHISGMFSGARHYLSVVLPLGWHPRNRNALIVCDLAADVSPLLELDAETLRKRLYTRRDELAEGELPVPLKLLHINKCPVVAPLSVLRPQDRERIGLDLEACLAAGRTLTDAKAIWQDKLAPLYAEESFAGSEDPEQQLYDGFIGDRDRRLCEQVRQADPARLAKEQWPFDDARLPELLFRYRARNFPETLSATEQQQWQDFCRARLSHAEWGAPNTLDNFAAAMSEQLVNATPAGRLVLQEWDKYAQVLRARYSL is encoded by the coding sequence ATGAACGCCAGCATCTTCTGGTACGACTACGAAACCACCGGTATCGACCCGCGCCGCGACCGCCCGTTGCAGGTGGCCGGCATCCGCACGGACGAGGACCTCAACGAGATTGGCGAATCGCTGAACCTCTATTGCCGGCCCAGCGACGACATCCTCCCGCACCCGGCCGCCTGCCTGGTCACCGGCATCACGCCGGATCGGCTGGAAGAGCGCGGTCTGGGCGAGGCCGAATTCATGACCCGCCTGCACGCCGAGCTGGCGCAGCCGGGTACCTGCGTGGCGGGCTACAACAGCCTGCGCTTCGACGATGAGGTGACGCGCTACAGCCTGTACCGCAACTTCTTCGATCCTTACGCCCGTGAGTGGCAGGGCGGCAACAGCCGTTGGGACCTGATCGACATGGTGCGGACCGCCTACGCCCTGCGCCCCGAAGGCATCGTCTGGCCAGAGCAGGACGGCGTCGTCAGCCTCAAGCTGGAGCGCCTCACCGCAGCCAACGGCATCGATCACGGGCAGGCGCACGACGCGCTGTCCGACGTGCGCGCCACCATCGCCCTGGCGCGGCTGGTGCGTGACCGCCAGCCCAAGCTCTACGACTATCTCTATCGCCTGCGCGGCAAGCAGGGCGTGCTGGACCAGGTGCGCGTACTGCAGCCGATGGTGCATATCTCCGGCATGTTCTCCGGGGCGCGGCATTACCTGTCCGTGGTGCTGCCGCTGGGCTGGCATCCGCGCAACCGCAACGCATTGATCGTCTGCGACCTGGCTGCCGATGTTTCGCCCTTGCTGGAGCTGGATGCGGAAACCCTGCGCAAGCGCCTCTACACGCGTCGTGACGAGCTGGCCGAGGGCGAACTGCCGGTGCCGCTGAAGCTGCTGCACATCAACAAATGCCCGGTGGTGGCGCCGCTGTCCGTATTGCGCCCGCAGGATCGTGAGCGCATCGGCCTGGACCTCGAGGCTTGTCTCGCGGCGGGGCGGACGCTGACCGATGCGAAGGCAATCTGGCAGGACAAACTCGCGCCCTTGTATGCCGAGGAAAGTTTCGCCGGCAGTGAAGATCCCGAGCAGCAGTTGTATGACGGATTTATCGGCGACCGTGATCGCCGATTGTGCGAGCAGGTGCGCCAGGCCGATCCCGCGAGGTTGGCGAAAGAACAATGGCCGTTCGATGATGCGCGACTTCCCGAACTGCTCTTCCGTTATCGCGCGCGCAATTTCCCGGAAACTTTGAGTGCCACGGAACAGCAACAATGGCAGGACTTCTGCCGTGCACGCCTGAGTCATGCCGAGTGGGGCGCGCCGAATACTCTGGATAACTTTGCCGCGGCGATGAGCGAGCAACTGGTCAATGCCACGCCGGCCGGCCGTCTGGTGCTGCAAGAGTGGGACAAGTATGCGCAGGTGCTGCGCGCGCGCTATAGCCTGTAG
- a CDS encoding DUF4129 domain-containing protein, which translates to MRLTDASVAIRPRSAWEALDLGILLARRHAGLLMASWAIVTLPVFVLLSVLLWNYSSWAVLIFWWLKPAFERLPLHILSRSLFGDTPTLKEALRAFPGLLKSQLLPSLLWRRLSPTRSFDLPVLQLEGLKGQARSQRLVVLGQRNAGGATWLTIVGMHFELALWLGLSALMYLMLPQQWVDDWKWQSLISVAQGDWAWLEHVSNLIYALLLIVWEPVYVACGFTLYLNRRTELEAWDIELVFRRLRQRLIGSAYALLLVMAGAFALLPAHDALAAGSETGSKASQSCPLPDQNPDGPQGARLTQQKLNSEDSRGAAEKILTAPPFKNSEKITSWRLHEDKKDPKPNDPDEAKRLKSFFEALGNWKAFKFAAQGIEVLLWGILFTVVALVIWRYREWLRLFVGRIGLPQKPRREAPSVLFGLDLAPETLPSDVASEAERLWDEQPRAALGLLYRALLSRLLHDFRVPLRESTTEGEVLVRVADLNDPPLDNFARSLTQQWQTLAYGHRAPQAELKQQLCGEWRHLFGSEVRA; encoded by the coding sequence ATGCGCCTGACTGACGCCAGCGTCGCCATCCGTCCGCGCAGCGCCTGGGAGGCGCTGGACCTCGGCATCCTGCTGGCGCGCCGTCACGCCGGCCTGCTGATGGCCAGCTGGGCGATCGTCACCCTGCCGGTGTTCGTGCTGCTTTCCGTGCTGCTGTGGAACTACTCCAGCTGGGCGGTGCTGATCTTCTGGTGGCTCAAGCCCGCCTTCGAGCGCCTGCCGTTGCACATCCTGTCGCGCTCGCTGTTCGGCGATACGCCGACGCTCAAGGAAGCGTTGCGGGCCTTCCCCGGCCTGCTCAAGTCGCAACTGCTGCCCAGCCTGCTCTGGCGCCGGCTGAGCCCGACGCGCAGCTTCGACCTGCCGGTGCTGCAACTCGAAGGCCTCAAGGGCCAGGCGCGCAGCCAGCGTCTGGTCGTACTCGGCCAGCGCAATGCCGGCGGCGCCACCTGGCTGACCATTGTCGGCATGCATTTCGAACTGGCGCTGTGGCTGGGCCTTTCCGCACTGATGTACCTGATGCTGCCGCAGCAGTGGGTGGACGACTGGAAATGGCAGTCGCTGATCAGCGTGGCGCAAGGCGACTGGGCGTGGCTGGAACATGTCAGCAACCTGATCTACGCGCTGCTGCTGATCGTCTGGGAACCGGTGTACGTCGCCTGCGGCTTCACCCTCTACCTCAATCGCCGCACCGAGCTGGAGGCCTGGGACATCGAACTGGTGTTCCGCCGTCTGCGCCAGCGCCTGATCGGCAGCGCCTATGCCCTGCTGCTGGTCATGGCCGGCGCCTTCGCCCTGCTGCCGGCCCACGACGCGCTGGCTGCCGGCTCGGAGACCGGCAGCAAGGCCAGCCAGAGTTGCCCGCTGCCCGACCAGAATCCCGACGGCCCGCAGGGTGCGCGGCTGACCCAGCAGAAACTCAACAGCGAGGATTCGCGCGGCGCTGCGGAAAAGATCCTCACCGCGCCGCCCTTCAAGAACAGCGAGAAGATCACCAGCTGGCGCCTGCACGAAGACAAGAAAGACCCGAAGCCCAACGACCCGGACGAGGCCAAGCGGCTGAAGAGCTTCTTCGAGGCGCTGGGTAACTGGAAGGCCTTCAAGTTCGCCGCGCAAGGCATCGAAGTGCTGCTCTGGGGCATTCTGTTCACCGTCGTCGCCCTGGTCATCTGGCGCTACCGCGAATGGCTGCGGCTGTTCGTCGGGCGCATCGGCCTGCCGCAGAAGCCGCGCCGCGAAGCGCCCAGCGTGCTGTTCGGGCTGGACCTCGCGCCGGAAACCCTGCCCAGCGACGTCGCCAGCGAAGCCGAACGCCTGTGGGACGAACAGCCCCGCGCCGCGCTCGGCCTGCTCTACCGCGCGCTGCTCAGCCGCCTGCTGCACGACTTCCGCGTGCCGCTGCGCGAGTCGACCACCGAAGGCGAAGTCCTGGTCCGCGTGGCTGACCTCAATGACCCGCCGCTGGACAACTTTGCCCGCAGCCTGACCCAGCAGTGGCAGACGCTCGCCTACGGTCACCGCGCACCACAGGCTGAACTCAAGCAGCAGCTGTGCGGCGAATGGCGCCACCTGTTCGGCAGCGAGGTGCGGGCATGA
- a CDS encoding DUF58 domain-containing protein: MKPSRALLALLGVLLAIAVALGAAEALDSGSALLGRLWWGALCALALLALADALWLRRTPSPELRRQLSGNLPLGRWSEVRLQFHHRYAQPQRITVFDHLPAGMDFEYLPQTVELHPGEQTELGYHVRPLSRGHFVFQRCEIELSSPLRLWKGRRYLEQRDETRVYPDFARLYGAELMAVDHWLNRIGVRAGQRRGLGLDFHQLREFRDGDTLRQIDWKATARKRTPIAREYQDERDQQILFLLDCGRRMRSHDGDLSHFDHSLNASLLLAYVALRQGDAVGLMTFAGDQPRHLPPAKGSAQLTALLNSVYDLRSSQRPADFPAAVQAVLTRQRRRALVVIVTNLRDEDDEELVAAVKRLGRQHRVLVASLREEVLDRLRQAPVESFEQALGYCGAVDYLNARAGLHEKLAAHGVPVLDTRPSQLGPELISRYLGWKKAGAL, from the coding sequence ATGAAGCCATCGCGCGCGCTCCTCGCGTTGCTCGGCGTCCTGCTGGCGATCGCGGTCGCCCTGGGCGCGGCCGAGGCTCTGGACTCGGGCTCGGCGCTGCTCGGTCGTCTCTGGTGGGGTGCGCTCTGCGCGCTGGCCCTGCTGGCGCTGGCCGATGCCCTCTGGCTACGCCGCACGCCATCGCCCGAGCTGCGCCGCCAGCTGAGCGGCAACCTGCCGCTGGGCCGCTGGAGCGAGGTACGCCTGCAATTTCATCATCGCTACGCACAGCCACAACGCATCACGGTGTTCGACCACCTGCCCGCCGGCATGGACTTCGAATACCTGCCGCAGACCGTGGAGCTGCACCCCGGCGAACAGACCGAACTGGGTTACCACGTGCGTCCGCTGTCCCGTGGGCATTTCGTCTTCCAGCGCTGCGAGATCGAACTGTCCAGCCCGCTGCGCCTGTGGAAGGGCCGGCGCTACCTGGAACAGCGCGACGAAACCCGCGTCTACCCGGACTTTGCCCGCCTCTACGGCGCCGAGCTGATGGCCGTGGACCACTGGCTCAACCGCATCGGCGTGCGCGCCGGACAGCGCCGCGGGCTGGGCCTGGATTTCCACCAGCTGCGCGAATTCCGCGATGGCGACACCCTACGGCAGATCGACTGGAAGGCCACCGCGCGCAAACGCACGCCCATTGCCCGCGAGTACCAGGACGAACGCGACCAGCAGATTCTCTTCCTGCTCGACTGTGGCCGGCGCATGCGCAGCCACGACGGCGACCTTTCGCACTTCGACCATTCGCTCAACGCCAGCCTGCTGCTGGCCTACGTCGCGCTACGCCAGGGCGACGCGGTGGGCCTGATGACCTTTGCCGGCGACCAGCCGCGCCATCTGCCACCGGCCAAGGGCAGCGCCCAGCTCACCGCCCTGCTCAACAGCGTCTACGACCTGCGCAGCAGCCAGCGCCCAGCGGACTTCCCCGCCGCCGTGCAGGCCGTACTCACGCGCCAGCGCCGGCGCGCGCTGGTGGTGATAGTGACCAACCTGCGCGACGAGGATGACGAGGAACTGGTGGCCGCGGTGAAACGCCTCGGGCGCCAGCACCGCGTGCTGGTCGCGAGCCTGCGCGAGGAAGTACTGGACCGCCTGCGCCAGGCGCCGGTGGAGAGTTTCGAGCAAGCCCTGGGCTACTGCGGCGCGGTGGATTACCTGAACGCCCGCGCGGGGCTGCACGAGAAGCTGGCGGCCCATGGCGTGCCGGTACTCGACACGCGGCCAAGCCAGCTGGGGCCGGAACTGATCAGCCGTTATCTAGGCTGGAAGAAGGCTGGCGCGCTGTAA
- a CDS encoding DUF4350 domain-containing protein gives MKRGNLALLVLLVLLVLGGIGYYLYRNLEPYTETIEHGASPEARANPYLAAEMYLRGRGIHVTTARGMEVLDQLPSKGQTLILLGTRENVTPTQNARLLDWANRGGHLIVTAESLWDEDEGKSGDALLDQLGVQQFLTSDLKDKEEEKSAPTDEKSAEASEDQKPDEAAKPEVEEEHPDQASSAHDNEATETDPYPNLTKLYLENEKAPAYFDFDTDYHLFDSKNLAYAWANSADSTHLLQLQQGQGLITVLTDNWIWQNGELDAYDNAWLLWYLTQDSAVTLVYRADGTSLMTLLMRYFPQALLAAVLLLVLVLWRNGLRQGPLQPNPDRSRRQLEEHLRAGADFILRQRGQLALLQGLQRDVMRRARQRQPGFDRLPVAEQWQALGRMTRMSVSAISQAMRPYPPKRMAVAEFTRQVAHLQSLRNAL, from the coding sequence ATGAAGCGCGGCAACCTCGCCCTGCTGGTGCTGCTCGTCCTGCTCGTGCTCGGAGGCATCGGCTACTACCTGTACCGCAACCTCGAGCCCTACACCGAGACCATCGAGCACGGCGCCTCTCCCGAGGCCCGCGCCAACCCCTATCTCGCCGCCGAAATGTACCTGCGCGGTCGCGGCATCCACGTCACCACCGCGCGCGGCATGGAAGTTCTGGACCAGTTGCCGAGCAAAGGCCAGACCCTGATCCTGCTGGGCACCCGCGAGAACGTCACGCCGACGCAGAACGCGCGGCTGCTCGACTGGGCCAATCGCGGCGGCCACCTCATCGTCACCGCCGAAAGCCTGTGGGACGAAGATGAAGGCAAGAGCGGCGACGCGCTGCTGGATCAGCTGGGCGTGCAACAATTCCTCACCTCCGACCTGAAGGACAAGGAGGAGGAGAAATCCGCTCCGACCGACGAGAAGTCCGCAGAGGCGTCCGAAGACCAGAAGCCGGACGAAGCCGCCAAGCCGGAAGTGGAAGAAGAACATCCGGACCAGGCCTCCAGCGCCCACGACAACGAGGCGACGGAAACGGACCCTTACCCGAACCTGACCAAGCTCTACCTGGAGAACGAGAAGGCCCCGGCCTACTTCGACTTCGACACCGACTACCACCTGTTCGACTCGAAGAACCTCGCCTACGCCTGGGCCAACAGCGCCGACTCCACCCACCTGCTGCAACTGCAGCAGGGCCAGGGGCTGATCACCGTGCTCACCGACAACTGGATCTGGCAGAACGGCGAACTCGACGCCTACGACAACGCCTGGCTGCTCTGGTACCTGACCCAGGACAGCGCCGTCACGCTGGTCTACCGCGCCGACGGCACCAGCCTGATGACCCTGCTGATGCGCTACTTCCCGCAGGCACTGCTGGCCGCCGTCCTGCTGCTGGTCCTGGTGCTCTGGCGCAACGGCCTGCGTCAGGGCCCGCTGCAGCCCAACCCGGATCGCAGCCGCCGGCAACTGGAAGAACACCTGCGCGCCGGCGCCGATTTCATCCTCCGCCAGCGTGGCCAGCTCGCCCTGCTGCAGGGCCTGCAACGTGACGTGATGCGCCGGGCGCGGCAGCGCCAGCCCGGCTTCGACCGCCTGCCGGTCGCCGAACAATGGCAAGCTCTGGGCCGCATGACGCGCATGTCGGTCAGCGCCATCAGCCAGGCCATGCGCCCCTATCCGCCAAAGCGCATGGCCGTCGCCGAATTCACCCGCCAGGTCGCGCACCTGCAAAGCCTCAGGAATGCCCTATGA